The following proteins are encoded in a genomic region of Neomicrococcus aestuarii:
- a CDS encoding response regulator produces MTSPADVIRVALVDDQVLVRSGFKMLIDSQPDLTVIAEAASGREALQSPAIHSADVILMDVRMPEMDGIEATQKLLAMPALHGRPSPPRIVVLTTFDQDEYAFAAIQAGASGFLLKDVQPEDLLSGIRSVHTGNAVIAPSTTRRLLEHVSPLLARNNPACDETLQLIESLTPREYDVFVKVAEGKSNPEIAEELFLSMATVKTHVGRILSKLNARDRVHVVVLAYQAGVVSP; encoded by the coding sequence ATGACCTCCCCTGCCGACGTGATTCGCGTAGCGCTGGTGGATGATCAGGTGTTGGTGCGCAGCGGCTTCAAGATGCTGATCGACTCCCAACCGGATCTCACCGTGATCGCCGAGGCCGCGAGTGGGCGTGAGGCGCTGCAGTCCCCCGCGATCCATTCGGCGGATGTGATCCTGATGGACGTGCGCATGCCGGAGATGGATGGCATTGAGGCCACCCAGAAATTGCTCGCAATGCCCGCACTGCACGGGCGCCCGTCTCCTCCGCGCATTGTGGTGCTGACAACCTTCGATCAGGACGAGTACGCCTTCGCCGCCATTCAGGCCGGCGCGAGCGGGTTCTTGCTCAAGGACGTGCAGCCGGAGGATCTGCTCTCCGGGATTCGCTCTGTACATACCGGCAATGCGGTGATCGCGCCGAGCACCACGCGGCGGTTGCTCGAGCACGTCTCGCCGCTCTTGGCACGCAACAACCCGGCCTGCGATGAAACCTTGCAACTCATCGAATCTCTGACGCCGCGTGAGTACGACGTCTTCGTGAAAGTGGCTGAGGGTAAGTCCAACCCGGAGATCGCCGAAGAGCTCTTCTTGTCCATGGCTACCGTCAAAACCCATGTGGGACGCATTTTGTCCAAGCTCAACGCGAGGGATCGCGTCCACGTGGTGGTGCTCGCGTACCAAGCGGGAGTGGTCTCCCCTTAG
- a CDS encoding ABC transporter permease, which yields MQTIALSTLRAYWRRYVAVALAIMVGVAFLAATLMVQSITRASLGASLGESYRGSALVLERDAAAYQDGSAADMSEPPILNDSHLQFLEGTSLISAAQPVGLTGTTLLVERSGENGDAKPVAESAMLTIAPTAAGIGALSVLEGKAPVGANQAAIPRSQAERLELGVGDTINVGAQAVTISGLSADSNNPTNTFGVQVWADLPLVRSIMKNDLRYDAIALKLAPGVSIAQAESELSQAATSQGLTDLTFKTPDEVVNDQVASFTGESDVLTTVLLIFAGVALFVMTLVVSNTFAVIVAQRTRELGLLRTLGADQRQIRRMVRVEAALLGIVASVLGVVLGVAVMAGLVAWAKTLPGAIFTTFSLTPTALLVPLVVGTLLTLIAASAPARRATQVTPLEALRPQDVSTTDQDFGHASTLGMSKGLFIWWLLVFLAGTGALVTFSVFSPNLIIAFFAGVVSLTGVVVLAPTYIPRTVAALGKLTGTRTAPAKLAALNAVRQPRRTSATGTALVIGVSLVTMFLTGGTVAKATLDGAVATQYPVDFTVSSGGSFDSQATSTPLTAADADRLKTISGIEAAALMQPVGVTDESGEVLAASAADLRAVLNDPAMVPPEGSIIAGKEAIPADSVQVELTSGKTITVPVVHAGADYFQPIVTLETAQSWGAVSPATSSGASADEDAMLPTLYARGSSDLDSTTLNQIRDDISSTLGVAPMNIGGAAMMRASVGGFIDILLMIVSGLLAVSILIAVIGVSNTLSLSIIERSQENSLLRALGLTTSQLRAMISREALLVSLTAAILGTVLGVGYGLAGAQAAMGNFAPLVLDLPWITLGVVLVCAILAGLIAAIVPIRRAVHLSPVAGMREAVA from the coding sequence ATGCAGACGATTGCTCTCTCCACCCTTCGCGCCTATTGGCGACGCTATGTTGCCGTGGCGCTCGCCATCATGGTGGGCGTCGCGTTCTTGGCGGCAACGCTCATGGTGCAATCCATTACGCGCGCGTCCTTGGGCGCCAGTCTGGGTGAGTCCTACCGGGGCTCGGCGCTCGTGCTAGAACGGGACGCCGCCGCATATCAGGACGGGTCCGCGGCCGACATGTCCGAACCGCCGATCCTGAACGACTCCCATCTGCAATTCCTTGAAGGCACCTCGCTCATCAGTGCAGCCCAGCCCGTGGGACTCACCGGCACCACTCTCCTCGTTGAGCGAAGTGGCGAGAATGGTGACGCGAAACCAGTAGCCGAATCCGCCATGCTGACCATCGCACCCACCGCCGCCGGAATCGGCGCGCTCAGTGTCCTTGAAGGCAAGGCTCCCGTAGGTGCAAATCAGGCAGCGATTCCTCGCTCTCAAGCAGAGCGACTCGAGTTGGGCGTTGGCGACACCATAAATGTGGGCGCACAAGCCGTGACCATCTCCGGTCTCTCGGCAGATAGCAACAACCCCACCAACACGTTCGGGGTGCAAGTCTGGGCAGATCTCCCCCTGGTGCGCAGCATCATGAAGAATGACCTGCGCTATGACGCCATCGCTCTGAAGTTGGCGCCGGGCGTCAGCATCGCTCAGGCAGAGAGCGAGCTATCTCAAGCGGCCACGTCCCAAGGCCTCACGGACCTCACATTTAAGACCCCTGACGAAGTGGTCAATGATCAAGTCGCAAGCTTCACGGGAGAATCTGATGTTCTCACCACTGTGCTGCTGATCTTCGCTGGTGTCGCCCTGTTTGTCATGACCCTGGTGGTCAGCAACACGTTCGCCGTGATTGTGGCGCAACGTACTCGCGAGCTAGGCCTGCTTCGCACCCTCGGCGCAGATCAGCGTCAGATCCGCCGCATGGTCCGAGTTGAAGCGGCGCTCTTGGGCATCGTGGCAAGCGTGCTAGGTGTAGTACTCGGCGTCGCCGTTATGGCGGGGCTGGTGGCTTGGGCGAAAACCCTTCCCGGTGCCATCTTCACCACGTTCTCTCTCACGCCGACTGCCCTATTAGTGCCGTTGGTCGTGGGCACCCTGTTGACGCTCATTGCTGCGAGCGCCCCCGCTCGCCGGGCAACCCAGGTCACGCCTCTGGAGGCGCTTCGTCCTCAAGATGTCTCCACCACCGATCAGGACTTCGGCCATGCCTCCACACTTGGCATGTCGAAGGGACTCTTCATCTGGTGGCTCCTCGTCTTCCTGGCGGGCACGGGCGCTCTCGTGACCTTCTCGGTGTTTTCCCCCAACCTGATCATCGCCTTCTTTGCGGGGGTAGTGTCCCTGACTGGCGTCGTCGTACTGGCTCCTACGTATATCCCGCGCACCGTTGCGGCGCTCGGTAAGCTCACCGGCACCCGCACCGCCCCAGCCAAGCTCGCCGCACTCAACGCAGTACGTCAACCTCGGCGCACATCGGCAACCGGTACCGCGCTCGTCATCGGTGTTTCCCTCGTGACCATGTTCCTCACGGGCGGAACCGTGGCGAAAGCGACGCTCGATGGCGCCGTAGCTACCCAATATCCCGTGGACTTCACCGTGAGCTCTGGCGGCAGCTTTGACTCGCAAGCGACGTCAACGCCTTTGACCGCCGCAGATGCGGACCGTCTCAAGACCATCTCAGGGATCGAAGCCGCGGCGCTCATGCAACCTGTGGGCGTGACCGACGAGTCCGGAGAAGTCCTCGCCGCCTCGGCTGCGGATCTCCGAGCCGTCCTGAATGATCCCGCTATGGTGCCGCCGGAGGGCTCGATCATTGCCGGAAAGGAAGCGATCCCAGCGGACTCTGTGCAGGTTGAACTGACGAGCGGGAAAACCATCACCGTTCCAGTGGTCCATGCCGGGGCAGACTACTTCCAGCCCATCGTGACCTTAGAAACGGCTCAGTCCTGGGGCGCGGTGTCTCCTGCGACCTCATCTGGTGCTTCAGCCGATGAAGACGCCATGTTGCCCACCCTCTACGCTCGGGGAAGCTCGGATCTGGATTCCACCACCCTGAATCAGATTCGAGACGACATCTCCTCGACCCTTGGCGTGGCACCTATGAACATCGGCGGTGCCGCCATGATGCGGGCATCCGTGGGCGGATTCATTGACATCCTGCTCATGATCGTCAGCGGACTGCTAGCGGTGTCCATTCTAATTGCCGTCATTGGTGTCTCTAACACCTTGTCCCTGTCCATCATCGAACGCTCGCAAGAGAACTCTCTCCTGCGTGCACTAGGTTTGACGACCTCCCAGCTGCGGGCCATGATCTCTCGAGAGGCGCTCTTGGTCAGCTTGACAGCCGCCATTCTTGGAACAGTGCTGGGTGTGGGCTACGGGCTGGCCGGCGCTCAAGCGGCCATGGGGAACTTCGCCCCGCTGGTGCTGGATCTACCTTGGATCACGCTCGGCGTGGTGTTGGTCTGCGCCATTCTTGCCGGACTGATCGCGGCGATTGTTCCCATTCGTCGGGCGGTTCATCTCAGCCCCGTTGCGGGTATGCGAGAGGCTGTGGCCTAA
- a CDS encoding sensor histidine kinase codes for MGWRSRIDRLLRLRPWWLDVLLAAVLWLGILVISSGFTSGGLSDEHVRVLAVAVTLQVLPLAIRRKWPTVMLLLVAAGSMIQLASIPEFLPSQIAVPIAIYSAAAHGSRAVSWLGLGLGFLGAILATITYVPVDRFDLVSSALVFCALFAIVGLSWLVGEMTRHRRDMVVTLNARAERLERENQTERALAAADERNRVAREMHDIVAHSLSVMIAQADGGRYAIDSHPDLAKDSLATIAATGRGALAEMRTLLGILRQDDDAALRPAPTLADIPDLLRNAEQSGVDVSFREERLGRAEASSSLTGNLPGGAQLTLYRAAQEGLTNVIKHAGPAVTATVVLRWGVDGARVIVRDNGRGGLSSSKDGLGQGLRGVRERVEHFGGTVFAGPDLAGGFRLEVYVPYSKVTS; via the coding sequence ATGGGATGGCGCTCCAGAATTGACCGACTCCTGCGGCTACGGCCGTGGTGGCTCGACGTTCTCTTGGCCGCCGTCCTGTGGCTGGGGATCCTCGTCATCAGCTCTGGCTTTACGAGCGGCGGGTTAAGCGATGAGCACGTCCGCGTTCTTGCGGTCGCTGTCACGCTGCAAGTTCTCCCTCTGGCGATTCGCCGCAAGTGGCCCACCGTGATGTTGCTTTTGGTCGCGGCGGGATCCATGATTCAGCTCGCGAGCATCCCTGAGTTCTTACCGTCTCAAATTGCGGTTCCGATCGCCATTTACTCCGCTGCCGCCCATGGATCCCGCGCCGTGTCCTGGTTGGGCTTGGGACTGGGCTTTCTGGGCGCGATTCTAGCCACCATTACCTACGTGCCGGTGGACCGGTTTGATCTGGTCTCATCAGCCCTCGTCTTTTGTGCGCTGTTCGCGATTGTGGGCTTGTCCTGGCTTGTGGGTGAAATGACCCGGCACCGCAGGGACATGGTCGTCACCCTCAACGCGCGCGCCGAACGCCTTGAACGCGAGAACCAAACCGAACGTGCCCTTGCGGCCGCCGATGAACGCAACCGCGTAGCGCGCGAAATGCATGACATTGTGGCTCACTCGCTCTCGGTCATGATCGCCCAAGCGGACGGCGGCCGCTACGCGATCGATTCACACCCAGACTTGGCCAAAGACTCCCTCGCCACGATTGCCGCAACGGGTCGCGGTGCGCTCGCGGAAATGCGCACCCTGCTGGGAATTCTGCGCCAGGACGACGACGCAGCCTTGCGTCCGGCGCCCACCCTTGCGGACATTCCGGACCTGTTGCGCAATGCCGAGCAATCCGGAGTCGATGTCTCCTTCCGCGAGGAACGGCTGGGACGCGCGGAGGCGTCGTCGTCCTTGACGGGAAATTTGCCCGGCGGCGCGCAACTGACGCTCTACCGGGCCGCGCAAGAAGGCCTCACCAACGTCATCAAGCACGCCGGGCCGGCCGTGACCGCCACCGTGGTGTTGCGGTGGGGCGTGGACGGTGCGCGCGTCATAGTGAGAGATAACGGGCGCGGCGGACTGTCTTCGTCAAAGGATGGACTGGGACAGGGCTTGCGCGGTGTCCGCGAGCGCGTGGAGCATTTCGGCGGTACCGTGTTCGCGGGACCGGACCTTGCCGGTGGGTTCCGACTCGAAGTGTATGTCCCCTATTCGAAAGTGACCTCATGA
- a CDS encoding efflux RND transporter periplasmic adaptor subunit, with translation MTELRRFAHPWRALAFIVIVLLVAAASYLVGLNVKSSDVALVEAKDERISVYAMVETRVVTDSVRLQGEVASAVVETISLPAPAGAGLPIVTSTRAKIGDRLTSFQLLGVVSDRPIFVYFSDIPLYRDVKYGEKGSDVAGLQKALGIEPDGEFGKQTLASIKSIYKQAGFSVPGGSSPSITMAEFRSLKGTTGIVRSIAAVGEDLSDNLSLATVSRGSAYVAVRATVREADKLKVGTSAKIQSDNLKPLVGKITAISPFREADAAGGKPPGRDITIGIPDESTIASGTPVSVIFGDVGTVAIAVPTVAVRTDAAGSYVLQKRDTGNVRVNVSQKQSADGWTSIDSDVLEIGDHVLVSGQ, from the coding sequence GTGACTGAACTGAGGAGATTTGCGCACCCATGGAGGGCGTTAGCCTTCATTGTCATCGTTTTGCTGGTTGCTGCCGCTTCCTATCTCGTAGGGCTCAATGTCAAGTCTTCCGATGTGGCGCTGGTGGAGGCGAAAGATGAACGGATCTCGGTCTATGCAATGGTCGAAACCCGCGTGGTGACGGATTCTGTGCGACTTCAAGGAGAAGTTGCATCGGCCGTCGTGGAGACGATTTCTCTGCCAGCTCCGGCAGGAGCGGGACTCCCCATCGTTACGTCGACGCGAGCCAAGATAGGTGACCGCCTTACATCTTTTCAGCTGTTAGGGGTGGTTTCGGACAGACCAATATTTGTGTATTTCTCTGACATCCCGCTGTACCGCGATGTGAAATATGGAGAAAAGGGTTCGGACGTTGCTGGACTCCAAAAGGCATTAGGTATTGAGCCTGACGGAGAGTTCGGTAAGCAAACTTTGGCTTCCATCAAGAGCATCTATAAACAGGCAGGATTCTCCGTGCCAGGAGGGTCAAGTCCGAGCATCACTATGGCCGAATTCAGATCCCTCAAAGGCACAACGGGAATCGTGAGGAGTATCGCGGCGGTGGGCGAAGACTTGTCTGACAATTTGTCGCTAGCAACTGTAAGTCGAGGGTCGGCCTATGTTGCGGTTCGGGCGACGGTACGCGAAGCGGACAAGTTGAAAGTTGGCACGAGCGCTAAAATCCAGAGCGATAACCTCAAACCGCTGGTCGGGAAGATTACGGCAATCAGCCCGTTTCGAGAAGCGGATGCGGCTGGCGGAAAACCCCCAGGGCGTGACATCACTATAGGCATTCCGGACGAATCAACCATCGCGTCAGGAACGCCTGTTTCAGTAATTTTCGGGGACGTAGGTACAGTGGCGATCGCAGTTCCCACCGTTGCGGTGCGAACTGATGCAGCAGGATCTTACGTATTGCAGAAGCGGGATACCGGGAACGTTCGCGTCAACGTGTCGCAAAAACAAAGTGCTGACGGGTGGACGTCAATAGATTCCGATGTCTTAGAAATCGGCGACCACGTGCTCGTCTCAGGGCAGTGA
- a CDS encoding 3-isopropylmalate dehydrogenase — protein MTKSIDIAVIPGDGIGPEVITEAVKVLKAVAAVEQLDLAFTEYELGAKHWLETQETLSEETLAKLREHEVILFGAVGADPSDTRIPSGIIERELLLKLRFSMDHFVNLRPAKSYDGVPTPLANPGKIDFVVVREGTEGPYAGNGGVLRAGTPHEIATEVSLNTRHGVERVVRDAFRRASLRERKHLTLVHKHNVLVNAGHLWRRAVEEVAPEFPEVTRDYMHVDAATIFMTTDPGRFDVIVTDNLFGDILTDLAGAVTGGIGLAASGNINMDRTAPSMFEPVHGSAPDIAGKGLADPTAAILSAALLLEHVGQYDAAARVEQAVEADIAARLGSGARSTSQIGDAIAARVA, from the coding sequence ATGACTAAGAGTATCGATATTGCAGTAATTCCCGGCGATGGCATTGGCCCAGAGGTCATTACGGAGGCCGTCAAGGTCTTGAAAGCGGTTGCCGCCGTGGAGCAGCTCGATCTCGCGTTTACCGAGTATGAACTCGGCGCGAAGCACTGGCTTGAGACCCAAGAGACGCTGAGCGAAGAAACCCTGGCGAAGCTGCGCGAGCACGAGGTCATCCTGTTCGGTGCCGTGGGAGCGGATCCATCCGACACCCGCATTCCGTCCGGCATCATCGAGCGCGAGCTGCTCTTGAAGCTGCGCTTCAGCATGGACCACTTCGTGAACCTGCGCCCGGCCAAGTCCTATGACGGCGTGCCCACGCCGCTCGCTAACCCCGGAAAGATCGACTTTGTGGTGGTCCGCGAAGGCACCGAAGGTCCTTACGCCGGCAACGGTGGCGTCCTTCGAGCTGGCACCCCTCACGAGATCGCAACCGAAGTTTCGCTGAACACCCGTCACGGAGTGGAGCGCGTGGTGCGCGATGCCTTCCGCCGTGCTTCCTTGCGCGAACGCAAGCACCTCACCTTGGTGCACAAGCACAACGTGCTGGTCAACGCCGGTCACTTGTGGCGCCGCGCGGTGGAAGAGGTAGCCCCTGAATTCCCCGAGGTCACGCGCGACTACATGCACGTTGACGCGGCCACCATCTTCATGACCACGGATCCGGGACGCTTTGATGTGATTGTCACGGACAACCTCTTTGGTGACATCCTCACTGACCTCGCTGGCGCCGTTACGGGCGGCATTGGGCTCGCGGCTAGCGGCAACATCAACATGGACCGCACTGCGCCGTCCATGTTTGAGCCCGTCCACGGCTCCGCTCCGGACATTGCTGGTAAGGGTCTCGCGGATCCTACGGCAGCCATTTTGTCCGCGGCTTTGCTTCTTGAGCATGTGGGCCAGTACGACGCCGCAGCTCGGGTTGAGCAGGCAGTGGAAGCGGACATTGCGGCCCGGTTGGGTAGCGGAGCTCGCTCGACGTCGCAGATCGGCGACGCCATCGCCGCACGTGTGGCGTAA
- a CDS encoding ABC transporter ATP-binding protein/permease: MTALLSLSQVSRPYGEQLECNAVSNISLDIAEGEFVAVIGSSGSGKSTLLNILGLLDEQWTGSYELEGVDIKALTSRQKDTLRGEIFGFVFQSSYLDVWATAIRNVSSSLSARGASIRSQREVSLKALEIVGLAHKASSIARYLSGGERQRIAIARAISTHPRILLADEPTGNLDSVSTMKIMELFRELNAQGTTVIMVTHDDDVAAHADRVITLRDGLLADDTATASSHSDGATENTASITSAVNSEVPKRVGYLRRATFYDRLARAVNSATSRPVRSLALALAFGLAITGLVIATGLGASASLQVSERISESARDEVRVNVPVGMHPQERARWKEKISSLERVNAVGELGVMEGAMAQPSRTGGYVGPSPISASVYALDASALNLFEAKISPVYDVYQTFRTNEHVALVGSQVAKTIGVSGSSFGQEIWVAQRPFTVVGIVTSSSNENFLEHAIVIPLQEDIPSNMQLIAKTEMGYPAAVAEAVPFAVSPGNPGGVNVATVGDLRNLRMGVAGDLQGLLLWLSISVLLLAIFSVSAAMFLTVQTRTQELALARSQGMSPVAVGTVFVVEGAVLGLAGALAGVSLGLLGCVGVSAWQGWTAVVPWTSLVAAPFVGVVAGSLSAAIPAWKAAMVDPADGIR; this comes from the coding sequence ATGACGGCGCTTCTGTCACTCTCGCAAGTCTCAAGGCCCTATGGTGAACAACTGGAATGCAACGCTGTTTCCAATATTTCACTAGATATAGCCGAGGGCGAGTTCGTGGCGGTGATTGGATCGTCAGGCTCCGGAAAATCGACGCTGCTCAACATCCTGGGGCTTCTCGACGAACAGTGGACGGGGAGCTACGAACTTGAAGGCGTTGACATAAAGGCCCTGACGTCCCGGCAAAAAGATACATTGCGCGGCGAAATTTTTGGGTTCGTCTTTCAATCCTCTTACCTCGATGTGTGGGCGACTGCAATCAGAAATGTTTCATCGTCGCTCTCGGCGCGAGGCGCCAGCATCCGAAGCCAGCGGGAAGTGTCTCTTAAAGCCCTCGAAATCGTGGGATTGGCGCACAAAGCGTCATCGATTGCACGGTACCTTTCAGGCGGCGAGCGCCAACGAATTGCCATTGCCCGGGCTATTTCCACTCATCCGCGGATTCTTCTGGCTGACGAGCCCACTGGAAATTTGGACTCTGTATCCACCATGAAAATCATGGAGCTTTTCCGCGAACTCAACGCCCAGGGGACAACAGTCATCATGGTTACACATGATGACGACGTCGCCGCGCATGCCGATCGTGTTATTACGTTGAGAGATGGACTTCTCGCGGACGACACCGCAACAGCCAGTTCCCACAGTGACGGAGCGACCGAAAACACGGCGAGCATCACTTCCGCGGTGAACTCTGAAGTGCCCAAGAGGGTTGGCTATTTGCGCCGAGCCACTTTCTACGATCGGCTGGCACGAGCAGTGAATAGCGCTACGAGCCGACCGGTAAGATCTCTCGCTTTGGCGCTCGCGTTCGGTTTGGCGATCACAGGGCTCGTGATAGCAACTGGACTTGGCGCTAGCGCGTCTTTGCAGGTATCAGAACGAATTTCAGAGTCGGCGCGAGACGAAGTTCGCGTCAATGTCCCGGTGGGTATGCATCCTCAAGAAAGAGCTCGTTGGAAGGAGAAAATTAGCTCGCTTGAACGTGTCAACGCCGTTGGAGAACTAGGCGTTATGGAAGGGGCAATGGCGCAACCTTCCCGGACTGGAGGTTATGTGGGTCCATCGCCCATTTCGGCGAGTGTTTACGCGCTGGATGCGTCCGCATTAAATCTTTTTGAGGCAAAAATTAGCCCGGTCTATGACGTATACCAAACTTTCAGAACGAATGAACATGTGGCATTGGTTGGGTCACAAGTGGCAAAAACAATTGGCGTTTCCGGATCTAGTTTTGGTCAAGAGATCTGGGTTGCTCAACGGCCTTTTACTGTCGTGGGAATTGTCACTAGTTCGTCAAATGAAAATTTTCTTGAACATGCGATTGTGATTCCCCTGCAAGAGGATATCCCTTCAAACATGCAGCTCATTGCGAAAACCGAGATGGGTTATCCTGCAGCGGTTGCTGAGGCAGTTCCGTTTGCCGTGAGTCCCGGGAACCCGGGCGGCGTCAACGTGGCTACAGTCGGCGACTTGCGGAATCTTCGAATGGGTGTCGCTGGCGACTTGCAGGGCCTGTTGCTCTGGCTATCGATTTCGGTGCTGCTTTTGGCGATCTTCAGCGTTTCCGCTGCCATGTTTCTGACGGTGCAGACTCGGACCCAGGAACTCGCACTGGCTCGTTCGCAAGGAATGAGTCCTGTGGCCGTGGGTACTGTCTTTGTTGTTGAGGGGGCTGTGCTGGGGCTAGCGGGAGCGTTGGCAGGAGTCTCGCTGGGTCTCTTGGGGTGCGTAGGGGTCTCCGCCTGGCAAGGTTGGACAGCCGTTGTTCCATGGACATCTTTGGTAGCGGCGCCCTTCGTAGGCGTCGTTGCCGGATCGCTCTCAGCGGCTATTCCTGCGTGGAAAGCTGCCATGGTCGATCCGGCTGACGGAATCCGGTAA
- a CDS encoding ABC transporter ATP-binding protein, with protein sequence MNEAPAVSAHRLSKTYGSGENTVHALREVSLDIAHGSFVAIMGPSGSGKSTLMHCLAGLDTASAGEIFIEGRLITGMKDTELTELRRRRVGFVFQAFNLVPTLNARQNIELPFLLDSKKPNAQRLNEITAMLGLQERLSHKPHELSGGQQQRVAIARALVTEPAVLFADEPTGNLDSTSGRSVLGFLRSSADAGQTIIMVTHDPAAASYADKVLVMRDGSLVDSIEHPTVQSVTGALAEVGA encoded by the coding sequence ATGAATGAAGCACCTGCGGTTTCCGCACACCGATTGTCCAAAACGTACGGCTCCGGCGAGAACACCGTCCACGCCCTGCGTGAGGTTTCCCTCGACATCGCCCACGGTTCCTTCGTGGCCATCATGGGCCCGTCCGGTTCCGGCAAGTCCACGCTCATGCACTGCTTGGCGGGCCTGGATACTGCGAGCGCCGGAGAGATTTTCATTGAGGGGCGCCTCATCACCGGGATGAAGGACACTGAGCTCACTGAATTACGACGACGCCGCGTGGGCTTTGTTTTCCAAGCTTTCAATTTGGTGCCCACACTGAATGCGCGCCAGAACATCGAGCTGCCGTTCTTGCTGGACTCTAAAAAGCCGAACGCGCAGCGCTTGAACGAGATCACCGCGATGTTGGGTCTTCAGGAGCGCTTGAGTCACAAGCCGCACGAGCTCTCCGGTGGACAGCAGCAGCGTGTGGCCATTGCCCGGGCCCTTGTCACCGAGCCGGCGGTGCTCTTCGCTGATGAGCCAACGGGCAATCTGGACTCTACCTCCGGACGCAGCGTCTTGGGATTCTTGCGTAGCTCCGCGGACGCCGGACAGACCATCATCATGGTCACTCACGATCCCGCCGCCGCGTCGTACGCTGACAAAGTACTGGTCATGCGCGATGGTTCCCTCGTGGACAGCATCGAGCACCCCACCGTGCAGTCCGTGACGGGCGCGCTCGCCGAGGTGGGTGCCTAA
- a CDS encoding branched-chain amino acid aminotransferase, which translates to MTFRRDLSQQPKSETERAEILANPGFGNYFTDHTAVVDYSVDAQGEGSWHDARIEPYGPIALDPSAAVLHYGQEIFEGLKAYRHADGSVWTFRPEANAARLNTSARRLALPELPESVFLDALRELVSVDAAWVPTGDGEALYLRPFMIATEPFLGVRPAREVSFRVIASPAGNYFGGELHPVSIWLSEHYARAGRGGTGEAKCGGNYAASLAAQLEAEAQGCQQVLFLDQFNDNAVDELGGMNVFFVFKDGRIVTPELNGNILHGVTRSSVLEIAKERGLHAEERKITLQEWKDSVADGSLGEVFACGTAAVITPIGELKTSTGSIVTPAAEGEPHWKAIRAELLGIQTGTVEDTRGWLTRLV; encoded by the coding sequence CTGACTTTTCGTCGTGACCTCTCGCAACAACCCAAGAGCGAGACTGAGCGAGCTGAAATCCTGGCCAATCCAGGATTCGGTAATTACTTCACGGACCACACGGCAGTTGTCGATTACAGCGTGGATGCCCAAGGTGAAGGATCTTGGCACGACGCCCGAATTGAACCGTATGGCCCCATTGCGCTTGACCCCTCTGCTGCGGTCTTGCACTACGGTCAAGAGATTTTTGAAGGTCTCAAGGCCTACCGTCACGCAGACGGTAGCGTCTGGACGTTCCGTCCCGAGGCCAACGCAGCACGCTTGAACACCTCGGCTCGCCGCTTGGCACTGCCCGAGTTACCAGAGAGCGTCTTCTTGGATGCCTTGCGCGAGTTGGTTTCTGTCGACGCCGCATGGGTACCCACCGGCGATGGTGAAGCACTGTACTTGCGTCCATTCATGATTGCCACGGAGCCATTCTTGGGCGTGCGCCCAGCACGCGAGGTCTCCTTCCGTGTCATCGCGTCTCCAGCGGGTAACTACTTCGGTGGCGAACTACACCCTGTGTCCATCTGGCTCTCCGAGCACTACGCTCGCGCTGGCCGCGGCGGCACCGGCGAAGCCAAGTGCGGCGGCAACTACGCTGCCTCTCTGGCGGCACAGTTGGAAGCTGAAGCTCAGGGCTGCCAGCAGGTGTTGTTCTTGGATCAGTTCAACGACAACGCGGTGGATGAGCTCGGCGGCATGAACGTGTTCTTCGTCTTCAAGGACGGACGGATCGTGACTCCAGAACTCAACGGCAACATCCTGCACGGCGTGACCCGTTCCTCCGTGTTGGAGATCGCGAAGGAACGCGGCCTGCATGCCGAAGAGCGCAAGATCACCCTCCAGGAATGGAAGGATTCCGTAGCTGACGGAAGCCTTGGCGAAGTGTTTGCGTGCGGTACTGCCGCCGTCATCACGCCAATCGGTGAGCTCAAGACCTCCACCGGATCCATCGTGACGCCAGCAGCTGAAGGCGAGCCACACTGGAAGGCCATTCGTGCTGAACTTCTTGGCATCCAGACTGGCACCGTTGAAGACACGCGTGGCTGGTTGACCCGTTTGGTCTAG